One Setaria viridis chromosome 7, Setaria_viridis_v4.0, whole genome shotgun sequence genomic region harbors:
- the LOC117864794 gene encoding peroxisomal ATPase PEX6 isoform X2 — MVERRQRRKPLVLASTQALLDSLPGDRPPPPPQEPVRLRAGVLRFPSGGGGAEFGELASFVALPAPALRRLAVVTGTPVLVKNADNNVGRIVKALLFDHPSLDESGTEQTDHVACASPHGHAGHAMGILPCRSFPATGFASVNEDAAYVSPLLAFNLGLHVSCLNLLIQRGGEPFKFCSQVEEPHAASSARSDISLLLDLLPCPQVPKYALHVRVSVVRIPECGVLASLKINSSVGGSDYQDMVDQALNEYFKFDRFLARGDVFCIQNNWNCGASSCLACNKQVDNLHPHNVIYFKVTSMEPSDEPILRVNCNQTALVLGGAASAAIPPYSFFSASGDSVPLHGEIVEHFASIIAPALCPSDILPKIKFSTFIYGPSGCGKRTVVRHVANHLGLHVVECSCHDLMTSSESGAPVALATAFKEAQKYSPCIILLRHFDAIGNSSSNEGPQSEQSGIASNIESVIKQYTGQCWVAKDSMPGRYVDGSSYLVEPECVSSLQIILVATADSSEGMQQSIRRCFRHEIDMKTMNEEHRNKLISETLQGIATVGDESIDDKFVKDLAAQTSGFMPRDILALIADAGVSFAHKIAAEKDSKEFSNHEDILPESSSATQNEEKHFCKEHIMSSLERAKKRNRAALGTPKVPNVKWEDVGGLEEVKKVILDTIQLPLMYKHLFSSKLRKRSGVLLYGPPGTGKTLLAKAVATECSLNFISVKGPELINMYVGESEKNVRDIFEKARSARPCVIFFDELDSLAPARGSSADSGGVMDRVVSQLLVEIDGLSDNSQDLFIIGATNRPDLLDSALLRPGRFDKLLYVGVNTDASYRERILKAQTRKYKLHTNVSLLSVAQRCPPNFTGADIYALCADAWFHAAKRSVKTFETDTSRSNDASAEEVIVEIDDFMTVLGDISPSLSLEELQNYELLRQKIEGPSR, encoded by the exons ATGGTGGAGAGGCGGCAGCGGAGGAAGCCGCTGGTGCTCGCCTCCACGCAGGCGCTGCTCGACTCGCTCCCGGgggaccgcccgccgccgccgccgcaggagcctGTGCGCCTCCGGGCCGGCGTCCTCCGCTTCCCctccggaggaggcggcgccgagTTCGGGGAGCTCGCCTCGTTCGTCGCCCTCCCCGCGCCCGCGCTTCGACGGCTCGCGGTCGTCACCGGCACGCCG GTACTTGTCAAGAATGCTGACAATAATGTTGGGAGGATTGTTAAAGCGTTATTATTTGACCACCCATCCCTTGATGAGTCCGGGACAGAGCAGACTGATCACGTGGCCTGTGCCTCTCCTCATGGTCATGCAGGTCATGCAATGGGCATCTTACCTTGTCGCTCGTTTCCTGCTACTGGTTTTGCATCCGTGAATGAAGATGCTGCTTATGTCAGCCCACTTTTGGCATTCAACTTGGGATTGCATGTTTCTTGCCTCAATCTTCTAATTCAAAGAGGAGGGGAGCCTTTCAAGTTTTGTTCTCAAGTTGAAGAGCCTCATGCTGCTTCCAGTGCTAGGAGTGATATTTCCCTTCTCTTAGATCTTCTTCCATGCCCTCAAGTTCCTAAATATGCTTTGCATGTACGAGTTTCTGTTGTGAGGATTCCTGAATGTGGTGTGCTTGCTTCTTTAAAGATAAATTCTTCTGTTGGAGGAAGTGACTACCAAGACATGGTAGATCAAGCTTTGAACGAGTATTTTAAGTTTGATAGGTTCCTAGCAAGAGGGGATGTCTTTTGCATACAGAACAATTGGAATTGTGGTGCGAGCTCCTGTCTAGCATGCAATAAGCAGGTTGATAATCTGCATCCTCATAATGTGATCTACTTTAAG GTGACCAGCATGGAACCATCAGATGAACCTATTCTTCGTGTTAATTGCAATCAGACAGCCCTTGTTCTTGGGGGAGCTGCTTCTGCTGCAATCCCCCCTTACTCCTTCTTTTCTGCTTCTGGTGATTCAGTTCCTTTGCATGGCGAAATAGTGGAGCATTTTGCCTCTATAATTGCCCCAGCATTATGCCCTTCAGATATTTTACCAAAAATCAAGTTCTCCACTTTTATATATGGCCCTTCAG GATGTGGAAAGCGCACAGTGGTCAGGCATGTTGCTAACCATCTTGGTCTGCATGTGGTTGAGTGTAGCTGTCATGATCTAATGACATCTTCAGAAAGTGGGGCACCTGTTGCACTTGCAACTGCCTTCAAAGAAGCTCAGAA GTATTCCCCTTGTATAATACTTCTTCGCCACTTTGATGCAATTGGGAATTCATCCTCCAATGAAGGCCCACAATCTGAGCAATCTGGGATTGCGTCGAACATTGAATCTGTTATTAAGCAGTACACTGGACAATGTTGGGTTGCTAAGGACTCGATGCCAGGAAGATATGTAGATGGGAGCTCA TACCTCGTGGAGCCTGAATGTGTAAGCTCTCTTCAGATTATACTAGTTGCAACTGCAGACAGCTCGGAAGGAATGCAACAGTCAATTAGGCGATGTTTCCGCCATGAGATTGACATGAAGACTATGAATGAAGAGCATAGAAACAAACTGATATCTGAGACACTTCAAGGCATTGCAACAGTTGGTGATGAG AGTATTGATGACAAGTTTGTAAAAGATTTAGCAGCACAAACGTCAGGATTCATGCCCAGGGACATACTTGCGCTGATTGCTGATGCTGGTGTGTCCTTTGCACATAAAATTGCAGCAGAGAAAGATAGCAAAGAATTCAGCAATCATGAGGATATCCTTCCAGAAAGCTCTTCTGCCACTCAAAATGAGGAAAAACATTTCTGCAAAGAACATATTATGTCTTCCTTGGAACGAGCCAAGAAAAGGAATCGTGCTGCACTGGGCACACCCAAA GTTCCCAACGTCAAATGGGAGGATGTTGGTGGGCTAGAGGAAGTGAAAAAGGTTATTCTAGATACTATTCAG TTGCCTCTGATGTACAAGCACCTCTTTTCTTCTAAATTGCGCAAGCGATCAGGTGTCCTGCTATATGGACCTCCAGGAACAGGGAAG ACCTTATTGGCGAAAGCAGTAGCAACTGAATGCTCATTGAACTTTATTAGCGTGAAAGGTCCTGAACTGATAAACATGTATGTTGGAGAATCAGAGAAGAATGTACGGGACATTTTCGAGAAG GCTAGATCTGCACGCCCATGTGTCATTTTCTTTGATGAGCTTGATTCCCTTGCTCCAGCTCGAGGATCCTCGGCAGATTCTGGTGGTGTTATGGACAGAGTTGTTTCCCAG TTACTTGTGGAGATAGATGGGTTGAGCGATAACAGCCAG GACCTTTTCATCATTGGGGCTACAAATAGGCCTGACCTTCTTGATTCTGCTCTTCTTCGCCCTGGCCGGTTTGATAAGCTTCTTTATGTTGGTGTGAATACTGATGCATCATACAGGGAAAG GATCCTTAAAGCACAGACGCGCAAGTATAAACTCCACACGAATGTTTCTCTTTTGTCAGTTGCTCAGCGTTGTCCTCCAAACTTTACTGGTGCCGATATTTATGCACTGTGTGCGGATGCATGGTTTCATGCAGCAAAGCGATCG GTTAAAACATTTGAAACTGATACTTCAAGAAGTAATGATGCCAGCGCTGAAGAGGTCATTGTTGAGATTGATGATTTTATGACG GTGTTGGGAGATATCTCACCATCACTATCGCTGGAGGAGCTTCAGAACTACGAGCTGTTGAGGCAGAAGATTGAAGGGCCTTCTAGATGA
- the LOC117864794 gene encoding peroxisomal ATPase PEX6 isoform X1, which produces MVERRQRRKPLVLASTQALLDSLPGDRPPPPPQEPVRLRAGVLRFPSGGGGAEFGELASFVALPAPALRRLAVVTGTPVLVKNADNNVGRIVKALLFDHPSLDESGTEQTDHVACASPHGHAGHAMGILPCRSFPATGFASVNEDAAYVSPLLAFNLGLHVSCLNLLIQRGGEPFKFCSQVEEPHAASSARSDISLLLDLLPCPQVPKYALHVRVSVVRIPECGVLASLKINSSVGGSDYQDMVDQALNEYFKFDRFLARGDVFCIQNNWNCGASSCLACNKQVDNLHPHNVIYFKVTSMEPSDEPILRVNCNQTALVLGGAASAAIPPYSFFSASGDSVPLHGEIVEHFASIIAPALCPSDILPKIKFSTFIYGPSGCGKRTVVRHVANHLGLHVVECSCHDLMTSSESGAPVALATAFKEAQKYSPCIILLRHFDAIGNSSSNEGPQSEQSGIASNIESVIKQYTGQCWVAKDSMPGRYVDGSSLSFLQYLVEPECVSSLQIILVATADSSEGMQQSIRRCFRHEIDMKTMNEEHRNKLISETLQGIATVGDESIDDKFVKDLAAQTSGFMPRDILALIADAGVSFAHKIAAEKDSKEFSNHEDILPESSSATQNEEKHFCKEHIMSSLERAKKRNRAALGTPKVPNVKWEDVGGLEEVKKVILDTIQLPLMYKHLFSSKLRKRSGVLLYGPPGTGKTLLAKAVATECSLNFISVKGPELINMYVGESEKNVRDIFEKARSARPCVIFFDELDSLAPARGSSADSGGVMDRVVSQLLVEIDGLSDNSQDLFIIGATNRPDLLDSALLRPGRFDKLLYVGVNTDASYRERILKAQTRKYKLHTNVSLLSVAQRCPPNFTGADIYALCADAWFHAAKRSVKTFETDTSRSNDASAEEVIVEIDDFMTVLGDISPSLSLEELQNYELLRQKIEGPSR; this is translated from the exons ATGGTGGAGAGGCGGCAGCGGAGGAAGCCGCTGGTGCTCGCCTCCACGCAGGCGCTGCTCGACTCGCTCCCGGgggaccgcccgccgccgccgccgcaggagcctGTGCGCCTCCGGGCCGGCGTCCTCCGCTTCCCctccggaggaggcggcgccgagTTCGGGGAGCTCGCCTCGTTCGTCGCCCTCCCCGCGCCCGCGCTTCGACGGCTCGCGGTCGTCACCGGCACGCCG GTACTTGTCAAGAATGCTGACAATAATGTTGGGAGGATTGTTAAAGCGTTATTATTTGACCACCCATCCCTTGATGAGTCCGGGACAGAGCAGACTGATCACGTGGCCTGTGCCTCTCCTCATGGTCATGCAGGTCATGCAATGGGCATCTTACCTTGTCGCTCGTTTCCTGCTACTGGTTTTGCATCCGTGAATGAAGATGCTGCTTATGTCAGCCCACTTTTGGCATTCAACTTGGGATTGCATGTTTCTTGCCTCAATCTTCTAATTCAAAGAGGAGGGGAGCCTTTCAAGTTTTGTTCTCAAGTTGAAGAGCCTCATGCTGCTTCCAGTGCTAGGAGTGATATTTCCCTTCTCTTAGATCTTCTTCCATGCCCTCAAGTTCCTAAATATGCTTTGCATGTACGAGTTTCTGTTGTGAGGATTCCTGAATGTGGTGTGCTTGCTTCTTTAAAGATAAATTCTTCTGTTGGAGGAAGTGACTACCAAGACATGGTAGATCAAGCTTTGAACGAGTATTTTAAGTTTGATAGGTTCCTAGCAAGAGGGGATGTCTTTTGCATACAGAACAATTGGAATTGTGGTGCGAGCTCCTGTCTAGCATGCAATAAGCAGGTTGATAATCTGCATCCTCATAATGTGATCTACTTTAAG GTGACCAGCATGGAACCATCAGATGAACCTATTCTTCGTGTTAATTGCAATCAGACAGCCCTTGTTCTTGGGGGAGCTGCTTCTGCTGCAATCCCCCCTTACTCCTTCTTTTCTGCTTCTGGTGATTCAGTTCCTTTGCATGGCGAAATAGTGGAGCATTTTGCCTCTATAATTGCCCCAGCATTATGCCCTTCAGATATTTTACCAAAAATCAAGTTCTCCACTTTTATATATGGCCCTTCAG GATGTGGAAAGCGCACAGTGGTCAGGCATGTTGCTAACCATCTTGGTCTGCATGTGGTTGAGTGTAGCTGTCATGATCTAATGACATCTTCAGAAAGTGGGGCACCTGTTGCACTTGCAACTGCCTTCAAAGAAGCTCAGAA GTATTCCCCTTGTATAATACTTCTTCGCCACTTTGATGCAATTGGGAATTCATCCTCCAATGAAGGCCCACAATCTGAGCAATCTGGGATTGCGTCGAACATTGAATCTGTTATTAAGCAGTACACTGGACAATGTTGGGTTGCTAAGGACTCGATGCCAGGAAGATATGTAGATGGGAGCTCA TTGTCTTTCTTGCAGTACCTCGTGGAGCCTGAATGTGTAAGCTCTCTTCAGATTATACTAGTTGCAACTGCAGACAGCTCGGAAGGAATGCAACAGTCAATTAGGCGATGTTTCCGCCATGAGATTGACATGAAGACTATGAATGAAGAGCATAGAAACAAACTGATATCTGAGACACTTCAAGGCATTGCAACAGTTGGTGATGAG AGTATTGATGACAAGTTTGTAAAAGATTTAGCAGCACAAACGTCAGGATTCATGCCCAGGGACATACTTGCGCTGATTGCTGATGCTGGTGTGTCCTTTGCACATAAAATTGCAGCAGAGAAAGATAGCAAAGAATTCAGCAATCATGAGGATATCCTTCCAGAAAGCTCTTCTGCCACTCAAAATGAGGAAAAACATTTCTGCAAAGAACATATTATGTCTTCCTTGGAACGAGCCAAGAAAAGGAATCGTGCTGCACTGGGCACACCCAAA GTTCCCAACGTCAAATGGGAGGATGTTGGTGGGCTAGAGGAAGTGAAAAAGGTTATTCTAGATACTATTCAG TTGCCTCTGATGTACAAGCACCTCTTTTCTTCTAAATTGCGCAAGCGATCAGGTGTCCTGCTATATGGACCTCCAGGAACAGGGAAG ACCTTATTGGCGAAAGCAGTAGCAACTGAATGCTCATTGAACTTTATTAGCGTGAAAGGTCCTGAACTGATAAACATGTATGTTGGAGAATCAGAGAAGAATGTACGGGACATTTTCGAGAAG GCTAGATCTGCACGCCCATGTGTCATTTTCTTTGATGAGCTTGATTCCCTTGCTCCAGCTCGAGGATCCTCGGCAGATTCTGGTGGTGTTATGGACAGAGTTGTTTCCCAG TTACTTGTGGAGATAGATGGGTTGAGCGATAACAGCCAG GACCTTTTCATCATTGGGGCTACAAATAGGCCTGACCTTCTTGATTCTGCTCTTCTTCGCCCTGGCCGGTTTGATAAGCTTCTTTATGTTGGTGTGAATACTGATGCATCATACAGGGAAAG GATCCTTAAAGCACAGACGCGCAAGTATAAACTCCACACGAATGTTTCTCTTTTGTCAGTTGCTCAGCGTTGTCCTCCAAACTTTACTGGTGCCGATATTTATGCACTGTGTGCGGATGCATGGTTTCATGCAGCAAAGCGATCG GTTAAAACATTTGAAACTGATACTTCAAGAAGTAATGATGCCAGCGCTGAAGAGGTCATTGTTGAGATTGATGATTTTATGACG GTGTTGGGAGATATCTCACCATCACTATCGCTGGAGGAGCTTCAGAACTACGAGCTGTTGAGGCAGAAGATTGAAGGGCCTTCTAGATGA